The Streptomyces rubrogriseus genomic sequence GAGGCGCACAGCACGCCCAGGACGCCGCCCTCGGCGCAGGACGGGACCATGCCGGGGGGCGGGGGCTCCGGGTAGAGGCAGCGGTAGCAGGGCCCGTGCTCGGACCAGAAGACGGAGGCCTGGCCGTCGAAGCGGTAGATCGAACCCCAGACGTAGGGCTTGTTCAGCAGCACGCAGGCGTCGTTGACCAGGTAGCGGGTCGCGAAGTTGTCGGTGCCGTCGACGATCAGGTCGTACTGGCTGAAGATGTCCATCACGTTGTCGGCCTCGAGCCGCTCCTGGTGAAGGATCACCTCCACCAGCGGGTTGATGCCCTGGATGGTGTCACGGGCGGACTCGGCCTTGGGCCGGCCGATGTCGGCCTGGCTGTGGATGACCTGCCGCTGCAGGTTCGACTCGTCGACCTCGTCGAACTCGATGATGCCGAGCGTGCCGACACCGGCTGCCGCCAGGTACATCAGGGTCGGCGAACCGAGGCCGCCCGCGCCCACGGCGAGCACCTTGGCGTTCTTCAGCCGCTTCTGCCCGTCCATCCCCACATCGGGGATGATCAGGTGGCGGGAGTACCTGCGGACCTCGTCTACGGTGAGCTCGGCGGCCGGCTCGACCAGGGGTGGCAGCGACACGGGGACTCCGTTGGTCGGTCAGTAATT encodes the following:
- the moeZ gene encoding adenylyltransferase/sulfurtransferase MoeZ encodes the protein MSLPPLVEPAAELTVDEVRRYSRHLIIPDVGMDGQKRLKNAKVLAVGAGGLGSPTLMYLAAAGVGTLGIIEFDEVDESNLQRQVIHSQADIGRPKAESARDTIQGINPLVEVILHQERLEADNVMDIFSQYDLIVDGTDNFATRYLVNDACVLLNKPYVWGSIYRFDGQASVFWSEHGPCYRCLYPEPPPPGMVPSCAEGGVLGVLCASIGSIQTNEAIKLLQGIGEPLVGRLMIYDALEMTYRQVKVRKDPNCAVCGENPTVTELIDYEAFCGVVSEEAQAAAADSTITPKQLKEWIDDGENIELIDVREPNEFEIVSIPGARLIPKNEFLMGSALENLPQDKKIVLNCKTGVRSAEVLAVLKSAGFSDAVHVGGGVIGWVNQIEPEKPVY